Proteins encoded together in one Gemmatimonadales bacterium window:
- a CDS encoding DedA family protein, which translates to MVERFLLWLVGTILQLGYPGIVVLMAIESSIIPVPSELVMAPAGYLAATGQMSFTLALASGILGSLIGSYANYWVAARLGRWVFVRYGRWVLVSEHSLERTERFFERHGPIAVFVARLFPVARHLISIPAGIARMPLGRFFAYTGTGAGIWWAVLMVIGWVIGKERHAFNRELVYAYSNRAVVILIPVVAVLVAGYVIWHRRRQRQLAGPVGKGAGA; encoded by the coding sequence ATGGTTGAGCGCTTCCTGCTGTGGCTGGTGGGCACCATCCTCCAGCTCGGCTATCCGGGCATCGTGGTGCTGATGGCCATCGAGTCCTCGATCATCCCCGTGCCGTCCGAGCTGGTGATGGCGCCGGCCGGTTACCTCGCCGCCACCGGCCAGATGAGCTTCACGCTCGCACTCGCCAGCGGGATCCTGGGCAGCCTGATCGGGTCCTACGCGAACTACTGGGTGGCGGCCCGGCTCGGCCGGTGGGTCTTCGTGCGGTACGGGCGGTGGGTGCTGGTCAGCGAGCACTCGCTCGAGCGCACCGAGCGCTTCTTCGAGCGGCACGGGCCCATCGCGGTCTTCGTGGCGAGACTGTTCCCGGTCGCGCGACACCTCATCTCGATCCCGGCCGGCATCGCCCGCATGCCGCTCGGCCGGTTCTTCGCGTACACGGGGACCGGCGCCGGAATCTGGTGGGCGGTCCTGATGGTCATCGGATGGGTGATCGGAAAGGAGCGCCACGCGTTCAACCGGGAGCTGGTGTACGCGTACTCGAACCGCGCCGTCGTCATCCTGATCCCGGTCGTGGCCGTGCTGGTGGCAGGCTACGTGATCTGGCACCGGCGCCGGCAGCGCCAGCTCGCCGGGCCGGTGGGGAAGGGCGCCGGGGCATGA
- a CDS encoding MerR family transcriptional regulator: MADPVQEFFSIGEVCSLTGLKPHVLRYWESQFRFLNPAKNRSGNRVYQRREIELIMLVKHLLYTEKYTIEGARQRIEQYRRTGELKPEARQALAFETVRDLRAELERILKILDGDRAQARE; this comes from the coding sequence GTGGCGGATCCGGTACAGGAGTTCTTCTCGATCGGCGAAGTCTGCAGCCTCACGGGCCTCAAGCCGCACGTCCTCCGGTACTGGGAGAGCCAGTTCCGGTTCCTCAATCCCGCCAAGAACCGCTCCGGCAACCGCGTCTACCAGCGCCGCGAGATCGAGCTGATCATGCTGGTCAAGCACCTGCTCTACACCGAGAAGTACACCATCGAGGGCGCGCGCCAGCGCATCGAGCAGTACCGCCGCACGGGAGAGCTGAAGCCGGAGGCGCGCCAGGCGCTCGCCTTCGAGACGGTGCGGGACCTGAGGGCCGAGCTGGAGCGGATCCTCAAGATCCTCGACGGCGACCGGGCGCAGGCTCGTGAGTGA
- a CDS encoding NAD(P)H-dependent glycerol-3-phosphate dehydrogenase, which translates to MTRVAVLGAGSWGTTLADLLCAKGDEVVLWAHEPEVADEVNRRHRNDLFLPDAPLAPSLTATTDALAAVRGAALVLSVAPSHAVRQVVGTAAPGIAPGALVIGASKGLEPGTHRRMSEVLGEVLPPGTAVAALSGPTFAREVYERQPTAAVVAAADDATARRAQAALGVPHFRLYTNADVTGVELAGALKNVVAIAAGILDGLGLGHNSRAALITRGLAEITRLGVALGARPATFAGLAGMGDLLLTSTGPLSRNRSLGVEVGKGRSLEEVRTRRLSVAEGVETARAAVELAAQAGVELPIAREVVCVLFEGKPLRQAIGQLMERSLKSETWG; encoded by the coding sequence GTGACGCGGGTGGCGGTGCTCGGCGCCGGAAGCTGGGGCACGACCCTGGCCGACCTGCTGTGCGCGAAGGGCGACGAGGTCGTCCTGTGGGCGCACGAGCCCGAGGTGGCCGACGAGGTCAACCGGCGCCACCGGAACGATCTGTTCCTGCCGGACGCGCCGCTGGCGCCCTCGCTGACCGCGACCACCGATGCGCTCGCCGCCGTTCGCGGCGCGGCGCTCGTCCTCTCGGTCGCGCCGTCGCACGCGGTGCGGCAGGTGGTCGGCACGGCGGCGCCGGGGATCGCGCCGGGCGCGCTGGTGATCGGGGCGTCGAAGGGACTCGAGCCCGGCACGCACCGGCGGATGTCCGAGGTGCTGGGCGAGGTGCTCCCGCCGGGCACCGCGGTCGCGGCGCTCTCGGGCCCGACGTTCGCGCGGGAGGTGTACGAGCGCCAGCCCACGGCCGCCGTGGTGGCCGCCGCGGACGACGCCACGGCGCGCCGCGCGCAGGCCGCCCTCGGCGTGCCGCACTTCCGGCTGTACACCAACGCCGACGTGACCGGGGTGGAGCTGGCCGGCGCGCTCAAGAACGTGGTCGCCATCGCGGCCGGCATCCTGGACGGGCTGGGCCTGGGGCACAACAGCCGGGCCGCGCTGATCACGCGGGGCCTGGCCGAGATCACCCGGCTCGGCGTCGCCCTGGGCGCGCGGCCGGCCACCTTCGCCGGCCTGGCCGGGATGGGCGACCTGCTGCTCACCTCCACCGGGCCGCTGTCGCGCAACCGGAGCCTCGGGGTCGAGGTGGGGAAGGGGCGATCGCTGGAGGAGGTGCGGACGCGGCGCCTGTCGGTGGCGGAAGGCGTCGAGACCGCGCGCGCGGCGGTGGAGCTGGCCGCCCAGGCCGGCGTGGAGCTGCCCATCGCGCGCGAGGTGGTGTGCGTCCTGTTCGAGGGCAAGCCGCTCCGTCAGGCGATCGGACAGCTCATGGAGCGTTCGCTGAAGAGCGAGACGTGGGGTTGA
- the surE gene encoding 5'/3'-nucleotidase SurE: MKILCTNDDGLHSLGLDVLIDVCTAIAPVCCVAPDREQSATSHSLTLHRPLRPIARGPDRWQVDGTPTDCVVLALGALLAPAPDFVVAGINHGPNMGEDVLYSGTVAAAMEGLILGVPGVAVSFAGHDYQLIPTYRDLLQRLLRRIVEAKPFPPDMLLNVNLPPVPAGEVRGVRVTTLGKRIYAESLSRMKDPWGREIFWIGGGRLDWTGGDDVDFKAVEDRYVSVTPLHVDLTNYRLLEVVRSWRLGE, from the coding sequence ATGAAGATCCTCTGCACCAACGACGACGGCCTGCACTCGCTGGGGCTCGACGTCCTGATCGACGTCTGCACGGCCATCGCTCCGGTGTGCTGCGTCGCGCCGGACCGCGAGCAGAGCGCCACCAGCCATTCGCTCACGCTGCACCGGCCGCTGCGGCCCATCGCGCGCGGCCCGGACCGCTGGCAGGTGGACGGCACGCCCACCGACTGCGTGGTGCTCGCCCTCGGCGCGCTGCTGGCCCCGGCGCCCGACTTCGTGGTCGCCGGCATCAACCACGGCCCCAACATGGGCGAGGACGTCCTCTACTCGGGCACGGTGGCCGCGGCGATGGAGGGCCTGATCCTCGGCGTCCCCGGCGTCGCGGTCTCGTTCGCCGGCCACGACTACCAGCTCATCCCGACCTACCGCGACCTCCTGCAGCGGCTGCTGCGCCGCATCGTCGAGGCCAAGCCGTTCCCGCCGGACATGCTGCTCAACGTCAACCTGCCGCCGGTGCCGGCCGGCGAGGTCCGCGGGGTGCGAGTCACGACGCTCGGCAAGCGCATCTACGCCGAGTCGCTGTCGAGGATGAAGGACCCGTGGGGGCGGGAGATCTTCTGGATCGGCGGTGGCCGGCTGGACTGGACCGGCGGCGACGACGTGGACTTCAAGGCCGTGGAAGACCGCTACGTGTCGGTGACCCCGCTGCACGTGGACCTCACCAACTACCGCCTGCTCGAGGTGGTGCGCTCGTGGCGGCTGGGCGAGTGA
- a CDS encoding protein-L-isoaspartate(D-aspartate) O-methyltransferase, which translates to MSAAGRDAPAALRERLVETVRGRGVTDPAVLAAVLEVPRHLFVPPALRARAYDDAALPIGHGQNISQPSTQARCLQALRLAPADRVLEIGTGSGYQTALLGRLVAQVFSVERVPLLAEQARAALQAAGVTNVSQLLGDGTLGWRDYAPYDAIVVAAASPDVPAPLLEQLAPGGRMLLPLGERADQALTLVRQVNGRATRTRLAGARFVPLLGTFGFDG; encoded by the coding sequence GTGAGCGCCGCCGGCCGCGACGCTCCCGCGGCCCTCCGGGAGCGGCTGGTGGAGACGGTGCGCGGCCGGGGCGTCACCGATCCGGCCGTGCTCGCCGCCGTCCTCGAGGTCCCGCGGCACCTGTTCGTGCCGCCCGCGCTCCGCGCCCGCGCGTACGACGATGCGGCGCTCCCCATCGGCCACGGCCAGAACATCAGCCAGCCCTCGACCCAGGCGCGCTGCCTGCAGGCGCTGCGGCTGGCGCCGGCGGACCGCGTGCTGGAGATCGGCACCGGCTCCGGCTACCAGACCGCGCTGCTGGGGCGCCTCGTGGCGCAGGTCTTCTCGGTCGAGCGCGTGCCGCTGCTGGCCGAGCAGGCACGCGCCGCCCTGCAGGCGGCCGGCGTGACGAACGTCTCGCAGCTGCTGGGCGACGGCACGCTCGGCTGGCGCGACTACGCGCCGTACGACGCCATCGTCGTCGCGGCGGCCTCGCCCGACGTGCCCGCACCGCTCCTGGAGCAGCTCGCGCCCGGCGGCCGGATGCTGCTGCCCCTGGGCGAGCGGGCCGACCAGGCCCTGACGCTGGTGCGCCAGGTGAACGGCCGCGCGACGCGGACCCGGCTCGCGGGCGCGCGCTTCGTCCCGCTCCTGGGAACGTTCGGCTTCGATGGTTGA
- a CDS encoding acylphosphatase, whose amino-acid sequence MTGGETGDLVGRRWVIVGRVQGVGFRWFVLNVAQSLGVRGWVRNLDDGSVEVVGLARAATIDALDARLSAGPPGARIVRLDRSDVPHELVDGKSFTISH is encoded by the coding sequence ATGACCGGCGGGGAGACGGGCGACCTCGTTGGGCGCCGATGGGTCATCGTCGGCCGCGTGCAGGGGGTCGGCTTCCGCTGGTTCGTGCTCAACGTCGCGCAGTCGCTGGGCGTGCGCGGCTGGGTGCGGAACCTGGACGACGGCTCGGTCGAGGTGGTCGGCCTGGCGCGGGCCGCAACGATCGATGCGCTGGATGCCAGGCTGTCCGCCGGACCCCCGGGTGCGCGGATTGTCCGCCTCGACCGCTCCGATGTTCCACATGAGCTTGTGGATGGTAAGTCGTTCACAATCAGTCACTAA
- a CDS encoding glycosyltransferase family 2 protein — protein sequence MSDGRGAAAPPPSLAVVIPAFRAAGTLPGVVERVRRRDPDALVLVVDDGSGDGTAEAAEASGAVVLRHDANLGKGRALATGLAAAVGSGAAAVVTLDADGQHPPEAIGALLAPIAAGAADLVVGARAREGAMPLGRRVTNWLSSTLLSRAVGFAVPDSQSGFRAMRREVADVVRPAGGRYEYETEFLFLAARRGFRIAAVQVPTVYGGAASHFRYGADTLALAAVFLRHWRPVLLGHESGYR from the coding sequence GTGAGTGACGGGCGAGGGGCCGCCGCGCCTCCCCCTTCGCTCGCCGTGGTGATCCCCGCCTTCCGCGCGGCCGGCACGCTCCCGGGCGTGGTGGAGCGGGTGCGGCGCCGCGACCCGGACGCCCTGGTCCTGGTCGTGGACGACGGGTCCGGCGACGGCACCGCGGAGGCGGCCGAAGCGTCGGGGGCCGTGGTGCTGCGGCACGACGCCAACCTCGGCAAGGGCCGCGCCCTCGCCACCGGCCTGGCGGCGGCGGTGGGGTCCGGCGCGGCCGCCGTGGTCACCCTCGATGCGGACGGGCAGCACCCGCCCGAGGCGATCGGGGCCCTGCTGGCGCCCATCGCGGCCGGCGCCGCGGACCTCGTCGTGGGCGCCCGCGCCCGGGAGGGCGCGATGCCCCTGGGCCGCCGGGTGACCAACTGGCTCTCCAGCACGCTGCTCTCGCGCGCCGTCGGCTTCGCCGTCCCCGACTCGCAGTCGGGCTTCCGGGCGATGCGGCGCGAGGTCGCCGACGTGGTGCGGCCGGCCGGCGGCCGCTACGAGTACGAGACCGAGTTCCTGTTCCTCGCGGCGCGGCGCGGCTTCCGGATCGCCGCCGTCCAGGTGCCCACGGTGTACGGGGGCGCCGCGAGCCACTTCCGCTACGGCGCCGACACCCTGGCGCTCGCGGCGGTGTTCCTGCGTCACTGGCGGCCCGTCCTCCTGGGCCACGAGTCCGGCTACCGATGA
- the plsY gene encoding glycerol-3-phosphate 1-O-acyltransferase PlsY, protein MGLTWIHLGWLVPAYLLGAVPSSYLVARWMAGVDLRQHGSKNLGATNLYRLLGWKAAVPAGAFDVAKGAVPVLVYHALTHEPSWWALVVGAAAVLGHVFSPFVSFRGGKGVATAAGVFLAYLPGAIGAAAVVWIGLVAATGYVSLGSIAAAMAFPFLVRLLYPSRATAFWVAGCVALFVIFNHRSNIRRLLAGTEARFRRRGPAAP, encoded by the coding sequence ATGGGGCTCACCTGGATCCACCTCGGCTGGCTGGTGCCGGCCTACCTGCTCGGGGCGGTGCCGAGCTCGTATCTCGTGGCGCGCTGGATGGCCGGCGTGGACCTGCGGCAGCACGGCAGCAAGAACCTCGGCGCGACCAACCTGTACCGGCTGCTGGGCTGGAAGGCGGCGGTGCCGGCGGGGGCGTTCGACGTGGCGAAGGGCGCGGTGCCGGTGCTGGTCTACCACGCCCTCACGCACGAGCCGTCGTGGTGGGCGCTGGTGGTGGGCGCGGCCGCGGTGCTGGGCCACGTGTTCTCGCCGTTCGTGAGCTTCCGGGGAGGGAAGGGCGTCGCCACCGCGGCCGGCGTGTTCCTCGCGTATCTGCCGGGGGCGATCGGGGCCGCCGCGGTCGTGTGGATCGGCCTGGTGGCGGCGACGGGGTACGTGTCGCTCGGCTCGATCGCCGCGGCGATGGCGTTCCCGTTCCTGGTGCGGCTGCTCTACCCGAGCCGCGCCACGGCGTTCTGGGTCGCCGGCTGCGTGGCGCTGTTCGTGATCTTCAACCACCGGAGCAACATCCGCCGGCTGCTCGCGGGCACCGAGGCGCGCTTCCGGCGGCGAGGGCCGGCGGCGCCGTGA